A genomic window from Artemia franciscana chromosome 14, ASM3288406v1, whole genome shotgun sequence includes:
- the LOC136035702 gene encoding lysine-specific demethylase 5B-like, whose protein sequence is MIETETDLRKSLEEWGVKDCEFVQFELLPDDERQCDVCKTTCYLSAVACSCDPCKLTCLKHFKSLCQCPSNNHRLKYRYKLDEFPEMMEKVEKRAKSFAVWTQKYLDLCQKKIPKFSLLEFTSLVDEIKAKKFPETEDVQNCRQQLLQVEKCAKVFKQLATLVSNVP, encoded by the exons ATGATTGAGACAGAAACTGATCTGAGGAAATCTCTCGAAGAATGG GGAGTCAAGGATTGTGAATTTGTCCAATTTGAGCTGCTCCCTGATGACGAACGCCAGTGTGATGTCTGCAAAACTACCTGCTACCTCTCAGCTGTGGCTTGTTCGTGTGACCCCTGCAAACTTACCTGCCTCAAGCATTTCAAATCACTCTGCCAATGTCCTTCTAATAATCATAGACTCAA ATACCGGTACAAGTTAGATGAATTTCCGGAGATGATGGAAAAAGTGGAAAAACGTGCCAAATCTTTTGCAGTCTGGACTCAAAAATACCTGGATTTGTGTCagaagaaaataccaaaattta gtctgTTGGAGTTTACTTCGCTTGTTGACGAGATAAAGGCTAAGAAATTTCCAGAAACTGAAGATGTACAAAATTGCAGACAACAATTATTGCAAGTGGAAAAATGTGCTAAAGTTTTCAAGCAATTAGCGACATTAGTCTCTAACGTACCGTAA